The proteins below come from a single Drosophila kikkawai strain 14028-0561.14 chromosome 3R, DkikHiC1v2, whole genome shotgun sequence genomic window:
- the LOC108084881 gene encoding dnaJ homolog subfamily C member 17 — MASKKFSDINLYDLLGISIDAEQNDIRKAYRKRALDCHPDKNPDNPKAAERFHELSKALEILTDESARAAYDKVLRAKKAAELRSRQLDSKRQKLKQELEQREREALHKLQKSQPYSTVARSDEELLQDQIERLRREGSRLLEEEQRAMREQLQRSHAEQQLLQQQPTKFDSSQHRIKIKWKADPGQDYTQEQLLKYLKKYGEVVALVVNSKRRGRAMVELSTREACDMVLAYEKGDPAKPLQFEWVTPPAADQQPLKSTNSGSTASATDYEDLVMRKMRQAEERKRLIDQMMKDEKDNE; from the coding sequence ATGGCCAGCAAAAAGTTCAGTGACATCAACCTATACGATCTCTTGGGCATCTCCATTGATGCTGAACAAAATGATATACGGAAGGCATATCGCAAACGGGCCCTTGACTGCCATCCGGACAAGAATCCGGACAATCCCAAAGCGGCCGAGCGCTTCCATGAGCTGTCCAAGGCGCTTGAGATCCTTACCGACGAGTCCGCCCGCGCTGCCTATGACAAGGTGCTGAGAGCCAAGAAGGCGGCGGAGCTGAGGAGCCGGCAGTTGGATAGCAAGCGCCAGAAACTCAAGCAGGAGCTAGAGCAACGCGAGCGGGAGGCCCTACACAAGCTGCAAAAGAGCCAGCCCTACAGCACGGTGGCCCGAAGCGATGAGGAGCTGCTGCAGGATCAAATCGAGCGCCTGAGAAGGGAGGGGTCCCGTCTGCTAGAAGAGGAGCAGCGTGCGATGCGGGAGCAACTGCAGCGCAGCCACGCCGAGCAGCAATTACTGCAGCAACAGCCAACCAAATTTGATTCCTCCCAGCATCGCATCAAGATTAAGTGGAAGGCTGATCCCGGACAGGATTACACGCAGGAGCAGCTTCTCAAGTACCTCAAGAAGTACGGCGAAGTGGTTGCCCTGGTGGTGAACAGCAAGCGGCGCGGTCGGGCCATGGTCGAGCTGAGCACCCGTGAGGCCTGCGACATGGTGCTGGCGTACGAGAAGGGCGATCCTGCAAAGCCTCTGCAGTTCGAGTGGGTTACGCCGCCGGCGGCAGATCAGCAGCCACTGAAATCAACCAACTCTGGAAGCACGGCATCCGCTACAGATTACGAGGACCTTGTCATGAGGAAGATGCGACAGGCCGAGGAGCGGAAGCGACTAATTGATCAGATGATGAAGGATGAGAAGGACAACGAATGA